The region GGATCGTCCAGCACGACGGTTAACAACCCAATACCACCCTGCGGTTTGGCTTCACGCAGGCGAGTGAGGGTTTCAACGGAGATCAGCGGGACGTCGCCGTAGAGCATCAGGATATCTTCATCATCAGAGAAGAAGGGGGCAGCCTGCTGCATTGCATGACCCGTACCCAGCTGTTCTGCCTGAAGCACCCAGTTGAGATTGTCGTCACGCAGCGTTTTTTTCAGCAGATCGCCGCCATGTCCATATACCAAATGCACCTGGCTGGCGCCTAATGCAGTAGCTGCATCAATAACATGCTGCACCATTGGCTTTCCTGCCAGCGTGTGAAGCACTTTAGGCAGATCGGAATACATGCGGGTACCTTTGCCTGCGGCAAGGATCACCACGCTCATCGCACTGTTTAACATACGCATCCTGACGGTAGTTTGTGTGAGAAGTAAAAACGTTTGATGCTTAAAATTCTACATCTTTTTCATCATGAATTAAGGCCGAAAAAAAAAGCCAGCCTGGGATCCAGACTGGCTTTTGTGCTTTTCAAGCCGGTGTTACATCGCTTTTTTGGTCAACTCGATAACGCGCAGTTTCGCGATCGCTTTGGCCAGCTCCGCAGACGCCTGAGCGTAATCCACGTCACCATGAGAGCTGCTAATGTGCTCTTCAGCCTTACGCTTCGATTCCAGGGCTCGCGCTTCGTCGAGATCCTGGCCACGAATAGCGGTATCGGCCAGAACGGTCACACTGCCAGGCTGCACTTCAAGAATGCCGCCGGACAGATAGATAAACTCTTCATGACCGAACTGTTTAACGATGCGGATCATACCAGGCTTAATGGCGGTGAGCAGCGGTGCGTGACCCGGGAAAATACCCAGTTCACCTTCACTACCCGTTACCTGGATTTTCTCGACCAGACCAGAGAACATTTGTTGCTCTGCGCTGACGACGTCCAGGTGGTAAGTCATTGCCATATCACCCTCCGATTAAGGCGTTAAAGTTTTTTGGCTTTTTCCACGGCTTCTTCGATGGAACCAACCATGTAGAACGCCTGCTCTGGCAGGTGATCGTATTCACCTTCCATGATGCCTTTAAAGCCACGGATGGTGTCTTTCAGGGAAACGTATTTACCCGGAGAACCGGTGAATACTTCCGCAACGAAGAACGGCTGGGACAGGAAGCGCTGGATCTTACGCGCACGTGCTACCACCAGTTTGTCTTCTTCAGACAGTTCATCCATACCCAGGATGGCGATGATGTCTTTCAGTTCCTGGTAACGTTGCAGCAGGGACTGTACGCCACGCGCGGTGTCGTAGTGTTCCTGGCCAACAACCAGTGGATCCAGCTGACGGCTGGTGGAGTCCAGCGGGTCAACGGCCGGGTAGATACCCAGAGACGCGATCTGACGGCTCAGTACCACGGTTGCATCTAAGTGAGCAAAGGTGGTGGCTGGAGATGGGTCAGTCAAGTCATCCGCAGGTACGTATACCGCCTGAACGGAGGTGATAGAACCGGTTTTGGTCGAGGTGATACGTTCCTGAAGAACACCCATCTCTTCCGCAAGCGTTGGCTGATAACCTACCGCTGAAGGCATACGACCCAGCAGTGCAGATACTTCCGTACCGGCCAGGGTGTAACGGTAGATGTTATCGACGAACAGCAGAACGTCACGGCCTTCGTCACGGAACTTCTCAGCCATCGTCAGGCCAGTCAGCGCAACGCGCAGACGGTTTCCTGGTGGCTCGTTCATCTGGCCGTAAACCAGGGATAC is a window of Enterobacter hormaechei ATCC 49162 DNA encoding:
- a CDS encoding F0F1 ATP synthase subunit epsilon is translated as MAMTYHLDVVSAEQQMFSGLVEKIQVTGSEGELGIFPGHAPLLTAIKPGMIRIVKQFGHEEFIYLSGGILEVQPGSVTVLADTAIRGQDLDEARALESKRKAEEHISSSHGDVDYAQASAELAKAIAKLRVIELTKKAM
- the atpD gene encoding F0F1 ATP synthase subunit beta, giving the protein MATGKIVQVIGAVVDVEFPQDAVPRVYDALEVQNGNESLVLEVQQQLGGGIVRTIAMGSSDGLRRGLEVKDLEHPIEVPVGKATLGRIMNVLGQPIDMKGDIGEEERWAIHRAAPSYEELSSSQELLETGIKVIDLMCPFAKGGKVGLFGGAGVGKTVNMMELIRNIAIEHSGYSVFAGVGERTREGNDFYHEMTDSNVLDKVSLVYGQMNEPPGNRLRVALTGLTMAEKFRDEGRDVLLFVDNIYRYTLAGTEVSALLGRMPSAVGYQPTLAEEMGVLQERITSTKTGSITSVQAVYVPADDLTDPSPATTFAHLDATVVLSRQIASLGIYPAVDPLDSTSRQLDPLVVGQEHYDTARGVQSLLQRYQELKDIIAILGMDELSEEDKLVVARARKIQRFLSQPFFVAEVFTGSPGKYVSLKDTIRGFKGIMEGEYDHLPEQAFYMVGSIEEAVEKAKKL